One genomic region from Apodemus sylvaticus chromosome 1, mApoSyl1.1, whole genome shotgun sequence encodes:
- the B3gnt8 gene encoding UDP-GlcNAc:betaGal beta-1,3-N-acetylglucosaminyltransferase 8: MRCRKCQLCLSALLTLLGLKVYIEWTSESWLKKAEPRGALPSPTPPNAEPTLPTNLSARLGQTGPLSSAYWNQQQRQLGVLPRTDCQTWGATAASEISDFVLYPQDLRRFLLSAACRSFPLWPPAGEGGPVASCSDKDVPYLLLAVKSEPGHFAARQAVRETWGSPVAGTRLLFLLGSPLGMGGPDLRSLVTWESRRYGDLLLWDFLDVPYNRTLKDLLLLTWLSHHCPDVSFVLQVQDDAFVHIPALLEHLQTLPPAWARSLYLGEVFTQAKPLRKPGGPFYVPKTFFEGDYPAYASGGGYVISGRLAPWLLQAAARVAPFPFDDVYTGFCFRALGLAPRAHPGFLTAWPAERTRDPCAVRGLLLVHPVSPQDTIWLWRHLWVPELRC, from the coding sequence ATGCGTTGCCGCAAGTGCCAGCTCTGCCTGTCAGCACTGCTCACACTCCTGGGCCTCAAAGTATACATCGAGTGGACGTCCGAGTCCTGGCTGAAAAAGGCTGAACCCCGGGGCGCTCTGCCCAGTCCCACACCACCCAATGCTGAGCCCACCCTGCCCACCAACCTCTCAGCACGCCTGGGTCAGACTGGCCCACTATCCTCTGCTTACTGGAACCAGCAGCAGCGGCAACTGGGCGTCCTGCCCAGGACGGACTGTCAGACTTGGGGGGCTACCGCTGCCTCGGAGATCTCAGACTTTGTCCTGTACCCCCAGGACCTCCGGCGCTTCTTGCTGTCTGCAGCCTGTAGGAGCTTCCCGCTATGGCCGCCTGCAGGAGAAGGTGGCCCTGTGGCCAGCTGCTCTGATAAGGATGTACCCTACTTGCTACTGGCTGTCAAGTCAGAACCAGGACACTTTGCAGCACGACAGGCCGTGAGGGAGACCTGGGGCAGCCCAGTCGCTGGGACCCGGTTGCTCTTCCTGCTGGGGTCCCCACTAGGAATGGGGGGGCCTGACTTAAGATCACTGGTGACGTGGGAGAGCCGGCGTTACGGTGACCTGCTGCTCTGGGACTTCCTGGACGTCCCCTACAACCGGACACTCAAAgacctgctgctgctgacctggctgagccaccactgccctgatgTCAGTTTTGTCCTGCAGGTTCAGGATGATGCCTTTGTGCACATCCCAGCCCTGCTGGAGCACCTGCAGACTCTGCCACCCGCCTGGGCCCGCAGCCTCTACCTGGGTGAGGTCTTCACCCAGGCCAAACCGCTTCGCAAGCCTGGAGGACCCTTCTATGTGCCCAAGACCTTCTTCGAAGGCGACTACCCAGCCTATGCGAGTGGAGGTGGCTACGTCATCTCAGGACGCCTGGCTCCCTGGCTGCTGCAGGCAGCAGCTCGTGTGGCACCCTTCCCCTTTGACGATGTCTACACTGGTTTCTGTTTCCGGGCCCTGGGCTTAGCACCCCGTGCCCATCCAGGCTTCCTCACAGCCTGGCCAGCAGAACGTACCAGGGACCCCTGCGCTGTACGAGGCCTGCTCCTGGTGCATCCAGTGAGCCCCCAGGACACCATTTGGCTCTGGAGACATCTGTGGGTCCCAGAGCTCCGGTGCTGA
- the Bckdha gene encoding 2-oxoisovalerate dehydrogenase subunit alpha, mitochondrial: MAVAMSAARIWSPSRGLRQAALLLLGRSGVRGLARSHPSRQQQQQFPSLDDKPQFPGASAEFVDKLEFIQPNVISGIPIYRVMDRQGQIINPSEDPHLPQEEVLKLYRSMTLLNTMDRILYESQRQGRISFYMTNYGEEGTHVGSAAALERTDLVFGQYREAGVLMYRDYPLELFMAQCYGNVSDPGKGRQMPVHYGCKERHFVTISSPLATQIPQAVGAAYAAKRANANQIVICYFGEGAASEGDAHAGFNFAATLECPIIFFCRNNGYAISTPTSEQYRGDGIAARGPGYGIMSIRVDGNDVFAVYNATKEARRRAVAENQPFLIEAMTYRIGHHSTSDDSSAYRSVDEVNYWDKQDHPISRLRQYLLNQGWWDEEQEKAWRKQSRKKVMEAFEQAERKLKPKPSLLFSDVYQEMPAQLRRQQEALARHLQTYGEHYPLDHFDK; encoded by the exons CAccccagcaggcagcagcagcagcagttcccATCCCTGGACGACAAGCCCCAGTTCCCAGGGGCCTCTGCGGAGTTTGTAGACAAGCTTGAGTTCATCCAGCCCAATGTCATCTCCGGCATCCCCATCTACCGTGTCATGGACCGCCAGGGCCAGATCATCAACCCCAGTGAAGACCCCCAC CTGCCCCAGGAGGAGGTGCTGAAGTTATACAGGAGCATGACCCTGCTCAACACCATGGACCGAATTCTCTATGAGTCCCAGCGGCAG GGCCGGATCTCCTTCTACATGACCAACTATGGCGAGGAGGGGACACACGTGGGCAGCGCCGCTGCCCTGGAGCGCACGGACCTGGTGTTTGGCCAGTACCGGGAGGCAG GTGTGCTCATGTACCGGGACTACCCGCTGGAGCTGTTCATGGCCCAGTGCTACGGCAACGTGAGTGACCCCGGCAAGGGACGCCAGATGCCTGTTCACTACGGCTGCAAGGAGCGCCACTTCGTCACCATCTCCTCTCCACTGGCCACGCAGATCCCTCAGG CGGTCGGGGCAGCCTATGCTGCCAAGCGGGCCAATGCCAACCAGATTGTGATCTGTTACTTTGGCGAGGGGGCAGCCAGTGAAGGGGATGCCCACGCTGGCTTCAATTTTGCTGCCACCCTGGAGTGTCCCATCATCTTCTTCTGCCGGAACAATGGCTATGCCATCTCCACACCAACCTCTGAGCAGTACCGTGGGGATGGCATAG CGGCTCGGGGCCCTGGGTATGGCATCATGTCAATTCGTGTGGATGGCAACGATGTGTTTGCGGTGTACAATGCCACTAAGGAGGCCCGACGACGGGCTGTGGCTGAGAACCAGCCTTTCCTCATCGAGGCCATGACCTACAG GATTGGACACCACAGCACCAGTGACGACAGCTCAGCGTACCGGTCAGTGGATGAGGTCAACTACTGGGACAAGCAGGACCACCCGATCTCGAGGCTGAGGCAATACCTGCTGAACCAGGGTTGGTGGgatgaggagcaggagaaggcCTGGCGGAAGCAGTCACGAAAGAAG GTCATGGAGGCCTTTGAGCAGGCCGAGCGGAAGCTGAAGCCAAAGCCAAGCCTCCTCTTCTCCGACGTGTACCAGGAGATGCCCGCCCAGCTCCGCAGGCAGCAGGAGGCGCTGGCCCGGCACCTGCAGACTTACGGGGAGCACTATCCCCTGGACCACTTTGACAAGTGA
- the Dmac2 gene encoding distal membrane-arm assembly complex protein 2, whose protein sequence is MAAPRAFLHLGPREWSGRARRIHGRSELATPDGGRAERRTLLQLLSDHFQDIQTLREYLLQRQISKVSWENRSFTKIHEKYGPYVAGAFFILKQGGAVKFQDKEWIRPAGRGHFLAELPTLQKVPVEAVDASGCAINYQGLSNLLPLKELRSLSLQRCPNLDDWCLSRLHPLAGSLQELSLAGCPRISERGLACLHHLQNLRRLDISDLPAVSHPGLTQILVEEMLPHCEVLGADWAQGCKLGPGEQPPDTCSPLSS, encoded by the exons ATGGCGGCGCCCAGAGCG tTCCTGCACCTGGGcccccgagaatggagtgggagAGCCAGGCGCATCCACGGCAGGAGTGAGCTGGCGACCCCAGACGGCGGTCGGGCGGAGAGAAGAACGCTGCTGCAGCTCCTCTCAGATCACTTCCAGGACATCCAGACTCTGAGAGAGTACTTGCTGCAGAGACAGATCTCGAAAGTCAGCTGGGAGAATCG ATCCTTCACTAAGATCCATGAGAAATATGGCCCATATGTCGCGGGTGCTTTCTTCATCCTGAAGCAGGGAGGCGCAGTGAA GTTTCAGGACAAGGAGTGGATCCGGCCAGCCGGCCGTGGCCACTTTCTTGCTGAGCTTCCGACATTGCAgaaggtgcctgtggaggctgtGGATGCCAGTGGCTGTGCCATCAACTACCAGGGCCTGAGTAACCTCT TGCCCCTGAAGGAGCTGCGGTCCCTGTCCCTGCAGCGCTGCCCCAACTTGGACGACTGGTGCCTCAGCCGCCTCCACCCACTGGCTGGCTCGCTGCAGGAGCTCTCGCTGGCTGGGTGCCCCAGGATCTCAGAACGGGGCCTTGcctgcctccaccacctcca GAACCTCCGCAGGCTGGACATCTCAGACCTCCCTGCTGTGTCCCACCCAGGTCTCACCCAGATCCTGGTGGAAGAGATGCTGCCCCACTGTGAGGTCCTTGGAGCTGACTGGGCCCAGGGATGTAAGCTGGGGCCAGGCGAGCAGCCTCCGGACACATGTAGCCCCCTCTCTTCCTAG